Within Candidatus Palauibacter australiensis, the genomic segment TGACCCCTGATCGCACGGCCGCCCGCATGCGTCCGGTAGCAGGCTCCGCGCTCCTCCCGCTTGTCGCCGCCGCCCTGCTCGCCGGGTGCGGAGGCGCCGGAGACCCGGCCTCGTCCTCCGACCTCGCGCGCGCGATCGACGCCGTGTTCGCCGACCTGGACCGCCCGGGCTCGCCGGGCGCCGCCGTGTCGGTCATCCGCGACGGCGAGATCATCCACTCGCGCGGCTACGGCTACGCCCAGATCGAGCATGGCGTCCCCGTCACCCCCAATACGGTCTTCCACGTCGCCTCCGTGTCGAAGCAGTTCACGGCCATGGCGGTGACCATGCTGGCGGCCGATGGGGCGCTCTCGCTCGACGACCGCGTGCAGGCGCACCTCGGGTTCGTCCCCGAGTTCGAGCACCCGGTCACGGTCCGCCAGATGATCCACCACACGAGCGGGATCCGGGACCAGTGGCAGCTTCTCGGGATCTCCGGCTGGCGCCTCGACGACGTGATCACGACCGAGCAGATCCTCGGCCTCATGTCGCGCCAGCGGGAACTCAACTTCGTGCCGGGCTCGGAGTACCTCTACTCCAACATGGGCTACACGCTCCTCGCACAGACGGCGGCGGCGGTCAGCGGCATGTCCTTCCCCGAATTCACCGCAGCGAGGATCTTCCGGCCGCTCGGAATGGACCGAACCCACTTCCACGACGACCACGAACACATCGTCCCCGCCCGCGCCTATTCCTACCGGCCGATACCCACGGACGAAGACAGTGGGGAAGAGGGAGGCGGCGGGGGGATGGGCGCGGAGTACACCAAGGCGGTCCTGAGCTACGCGAACGCGGGGGCGACGAGCCTCTTTACGACCGCGGACGACCTCGCCCGCTGGCTCGACAACTTCCGGCAGGAGACGGTCGGCGGCCCGGAGGTGATGGAGATGATGACGGCGCGCGGGGTCTTGAACGGCGGAGACACGATCCCTTACGCGCACGGCCTCAGCATCGGCGACCACCGGGGCCTGCGCACGGTGGGGCACGGGGGCGCCGACGCGGGGTTCCGGACGCAGGCGACCTGGTATCCCGAGGCCGGTGTCGGGGTCGTCGTTCTCACGAACGTCGCCAACGGCAACCCGGGAGGCCGGGCGCGGCAGGTGGCGGAGGTCGTCCTCGCCGAGGTCTTCCCCGAGGCGGCTCTGGAGGAGGAAGAGGATCCGCCTTCTCCGGCCGCCGATTCCGTCCCGCCCCCGACTCCCGATCCCGCGACGCTGGCCGGGTACGCGGGCAGCTACTACAGCCCGGAACTCGACGCGCTGTACCACCTCGAGACGACGGAGGAGGGGCTCGTCGCACAGCACATACGTCACGGCGACATCGCCCTCGAGCCGCGCGCCCGCGACGAATTCGCCACGGATCGCTGGTTCATGCGCGAGGTGCGCTTCGAGCGCGCGCCGGACGGCTCCGTCTCGGCGATGCGCGTTGGCGGCGGCCGGGTCCGAAACCTGCTCTTCATCAAGCTCACCCGCCCGCTTCCACGGTAGGCGACTCGTTATTCGCGCTCGCTAACGGAATTGCGGGACATCACTAATCATTGCGTGTATTTGCTGATTACCGCACATTTTCGGCATGAAATTCGTGGAGTTGCTGGAAATTGTCGCGGACGAGCCGGTGTTCGAGACCGGGTTCCTTCGCAGCGGGCGAGCTCCGGAGCCGGGGCTGGAGGCGCAGCTCAGCCGTTGGTGCGCTGCCGGCAAGCTGCTGCGGCTCCGGCGCGGGCTGTTCGCGCTGGCGCCTCCGTACCGGAAGGTGATTCCGCATCCCTTCCTCGTCGCCAACCGGCTTTCGCCCGGCTCGTACGTGAGCGGACTGTCGGCGCTCGCCTTCGCGAACGCGATCCCGGAACACGTCCCGGAGGTCACCAGTTGCGGTCCCGCGCGTCCCCACGTGCGCGAGACGCCGCTGGGGCGGTTCTCCTTCCGCTACGTCAAGCCGGCGTTGCGGACCGGCTATCGGCTCGTGGACCTGGTCGACGGACAGAGCGCGTTCGTCGCCCGCCCCGAGAAGGCCTTCCTCGACCTCGCGCACCTTCAGCCGGGCGGTGATGCCCCGGCCTGGATCGACGAGCTGCGCCTGGACTTCGAGGCACTCTCGCCCACGCGGCTGAGAGCGGCGGTGGCCGCCACCGGGAGTCCGAAGCTGGCCCGCGCCGCAGCCTACGTCATCCGCCGCGCGAGCGATCCGGCACCGGTATACGAACCCCTGCCCGTCACGTGAAGGACCATCTCCGGGAACTGATCCGGGATCTCGATCCGCACGCCGGACGCAACGCGATGCGGGAGTACCTGCAGGCTCGAATCCTGGAGGGTCTGCAGAGGGCCGGCGCCATGTCGCCGCTGGCGTTCCACGGTGGGACGGCGCTGCGCTTTCTGTACAGGCTGCCGAGATACTCCGAAGATCTCGACTTCGCCCTCGAAGGCCCCCGCGAGAGCTACGATCCGCGGCGCTGGCTGACGTCCATCCATGCGCAGTTCCGGCGAGAGGGCTACAACGTGACAGCTTCGCTACGCGGCTGCGATGCTGTGCACGCCGGCTGGTTCCGTTTCCCGGGACTCCCCCACGAGTTCGGTCTGTCGAGCCACCGCGACGAAACGCTCCGGATCAAGCTCGAGGTCGACACCCGCCCGCCCGCGGGCGCCGTGACCCAGACGCGCATCGTGCGACGCCACGTGTCGCTGCGCATCCATCACCACGACCGGGCGTCGCTGCTGGCCGGCAAACTCCACGCCGTGCTCCACCGGCCCTGGCTGAAAGGGAGGGACATCTACGATCTGGTCTGGTACCTGAGCGATCCCGCGTGGCCGTCCCCGAATCTGGATCTCCTCAACGCGGCCCGCCGCCAGACGGATCCCGCCGCCCCGCCGCTCACGGACGACACGTGGCGCCGGTCCGTCGCGACGAAAGTCGGGGGCGTGGAGTGGAGAGCGGTCGAGGCCGACATCCGCCCGTTCCTCGAGAGCGGAGAAGGCGTGCCGTCGCGCGCCGATGTGCTGGACCTGCTGACCTCCGCTGGCTGACCCCGGGTCTGGCCAGAGGATGGGGGTTCGCGTCACCGGCGTATCAACGCGTGTTTCCTACATGCCGCCGGGGGGGTCCGCGGCGAGGCGGTCGATGACGAGGGGGGTGATGTCGACGCGTTCGCTGAACAGGATGATGATGGGGCTCGTCGCGTTCAGGATCAGGTCGTAGCCCAGTTCCGCCTGGATCGCTTCGATCACCGGCGCGAGTTCCGCCCGGATCCGTTCGCGTCCGTCGTTCTGCAGCGCGGTCGCTTCCTCCTGCTTGTCCTGCTGGTAGCGCTGGAAGGCCGTGAGGGCGTCCTGATACTCGCGTTCAAGCACCCGACGCTCGTCGACCGTCAGGCTGTCCGCTTCCGCCACGCGTAGCTCGACCGCGCGCACGGCTTCCTGGCGCAACTGCAGCTCGGCGGCGAGTTCCTGCTGGAAGTCCGTCAGTTGCTGCGCGAGCGCCTGTCCCGCCGGCGACCCGAACGCGGCGGCGTCCAGATCGATGACGCCGATGCTGAGCGGCGCGTCTGCGGCCTGGCCCTCGGCCTGTCCCGTCAGCGTCGCGGGCGCCAGCGCCAGAAGCAGGGTGGCGAACGAAAACACAAGACGTGCGTATCTTTTCATCGTTGTCCCTCTATTGGAACCTTCCACGGCGGGTCTACCCTTCGGGGGGACCGCACCGGTTTCATCGTCACGGAACACGAAAGTAACGCGATATGTCCGAACGAACGAAATACAGCCGCCACCGCGCGCGAACGCTTCGCCCGCTGTCGCTGCTGATCCTGGCGATCATGGGAGGCGCCGGCGCTCCGGAACGGGTCGCCGCGCAGGCGGCTACGGGTGCGGCCGAAGAGCCGGCCACGGTTCTGTTCACGAACGCAACGCTCGTCGACGGGACGGGGGCGCCCGGCTACGTCGGCGACCTGCTCATCGACGGGGGGAGCATCGCGGCGCTCGGCGCCCCGGGGTCCGTCGAGGCTCCGTCCGACGCGGAACAGCGGGATCTCACGGGTCTCGTCCTCGCCCCGGGCTTCATCGACATCCACAACCACTCCACGACCCGCCTGTTCGACTTCCCGCTGGCCACGACGCAGCTCGCGCAGGGGATCACGACGATCGTGGTCGGGGCCGACGGCTCCTCGCCGTGGCCGATCTCCGACTACCTCGGGCGCATCGACGAACTCCGGCCCACTGTGGACGTCGCGACGCTTGTCGGACACGGGACCGTGCGCAGTCTCGTGATGGATGAAGATTTCCGGCGCACGGCGACCGACGCCGAGATCGCGGACATGACGGTGCGCGTCGAGCGGGGGATGACGGAGGGCGCGTTCGGCCTCTCGAGCGGCCTCGAATACGACCCCGGTTTCTACTCCACGACCGGCGAACTCACCGCCCTGGCGCGGGCCGCGGCGGGCCACGGCGGCTTCTACATGACCCACATGCGCGACGAGGAAGAGGGGCTGCTCGAAGCGGTCGACGAGGCCATCCGCATCGGGCGCGAGGCGGGGCTCCCCGTGCAGATGTCGCATATCAAGGCGGGCAACGCCTCCGTGTGGGGAAGGGCGCCCGACGTGCTGGAGCGTATCCGGCAGGCCAACGAGGAGGGACTGGACGTGACGGCGGACCAGTACCCCTACCAGGCTTGGCAGTCCGGGCTCGCGATCGTGGTCCGTTCGAGGATGTTCACGAACCCCGACTCCGTGGCGAAGGGGATCGCCGCGGCGGGTGGCGGGAACCGGCTGCAGATCGTCGCCTTCTGGTCCGAACCCGAGTTGAACGGACTGCGGCTCGACGAGATCGCCCGGCGCAGGGAGATGACGGACGTCGAGGCCTACATGTGGATCATGGAGAACGGGGGCTCCGGGCTCATCGGCCACACGATGAACGAAGAGGACGTCGATACGTTCATGGCCTCGGAGTGGGTGATGACGGCGAGCGACGGCGGGGTGCGGAGCGCGCACCCGCGCGGGGCGGGGACGTTCCCGCGCGTGCTGGGCTACTACGTGCGGGAGCGCGGCATCCTGACGCTGGAGCGGGCGGTGCGGCGTGCGACGTCGATGCCGGCGCGGCGGCTGGGGCTGACCGACCGGGGCGTGCTGCGCGCCGGGGCCCGGGCGGACCTCGTGATCTTCGATCCGGAGCGCGTCGTGGACCGGTCGACCTTCGACAACGGCACCCGGCAGGCGGACGGCGTCGAGAGCGTGTGGCTCGGCGGCGTGGAGACCTGGTCCGCCGGGGAGCCGACCGGCGCCCGCCCCGGCCGCGCCATCCGCCGCGCGCCCTGAGCCCCCGGGCTGGCGCGCGCCCGCGCCCGCGCTCGCGGAGAGGGCGGAAGCTTCAGTCGGTGGCCGCCTCCCCGCGCTCGGCGGTCGCGACGATCTCGATGCCGCCGCGCACGTTCTGTTCCACCTCGACGCGCACCCGGCGCGGTGCCACGGCGAACACAACGTCGTCGGCGATCCGGGCCGCGAGCGTCTCGCAGAACTCCCCCTCATCCCGGAACGACCACAGATAGAACTTGAGCGCCTTCGACTCGAGGCAGCGGTCACGCGGCTCGTAGTCGATCGTCACCCGTCCGAAGTCCGGCTGTCCCGTCTTCGGGCACAGCGACGTGAACTCCAGCGCCCGCAGGCGGACGCGCTGGACGTCGGCCGCCGGGATCGCCTCCGCGCGCAGCGTCTCGCGTCCCTCCTCCGGGTCCCGGGGCCGCGGCAGCGGACCCGTGGCGGGGAGCCTCGTCATCCGTCCTCCGTCCCCTCGTCCAACTCTTCATCGTTCTGCGTCATCGCATCGACGGTCGTGGCGGCGGCCATGTGGCCGATGACGTTCGTCGCCGAGCGGAAGACGTCGGGCACGCGGTCAATCCCGAGCAGGATCCCGAGTCCGGCCAGCGGCACGCCCACCACGTCGAGCGCGGGCACCATCGACACGATGCTCGCGCTCGGCACCGGCGCCACCGTCATCGCGGCGAGGAAGATCGCGAGGACCGCCGCCGCGATCAGTCCCGCGTCGAGCGGCACCCCGTACATGGCGGCGAGGAAGACGAGCGAAGCGCTCTGGAAAAGGGCGCTCCCCGGCCGGTTGATCGAGGCCGCCAGCGGCAGGATCAGCCGGTAGCGGTCCTGCCGCAGCCCCAGTTTCTCCGCCTCCTGCAGCATCATCGGCAGCGTGCCCACCGACGTCGTCGTGGAAAAGCCCACGGTGTACGTCCCCACGGTGCCGCGGATGAAGCGCCCCGCCGGCATGCCGCCGACGAAGCGGACCATCGGCAGCAGGACGAGACCCTTGAGGATGAAGAGGCCCACGACGACCGCGAGGATGAAGACGGCGAGGTTCTGGAGCAGCGCCAGCCCCGTGCGCGCCACCACCGGCGCTGCGAGGCCGAAGACCCCCACGGGCGCCGTCCACAGGACCCAGTTCATGAGCTTGATGAGCGCGTCGCCGGCCGACTCCGCGAATCCGGTGAGCAACTCCCGCTTCTCCCGCGGCAGCGTCGTCGTGGCCGCCGCGAGCAGGACGATGAAGATGAGGATCGAGAGCAGCGACCCGTCCGCGGCCGCCTGTACCGGGTTTCGCGGCACGAGGTTCACGAGGAAGTCGATCACGCCGGGCGTCGCCGTGTTCAGTTCCGTCGTCGGAGTCGGGGGCGGCACCGGCGCCGTGAAGGTGAGCGCGAACCCCATCACACCCATCCCGATGAGGATCGCCGGCAGCGTCGTGACCCAAAAGAAGCCGACGGAGAGGCCGCCGATCCGCCCCAGCTTGCGCAGGTTCCCGATCCGCCCCACGCCGACGAACACGACCGCGGCCACGAGTGGGATCACGACCATCTGGATCGCGCGCAGGAAGACCTGTCCGAGCGGCGCGACGGCCTCGGCCGCCCGCAGGAGCGCCGGAGATCCGGTGGCGGAGGCGGCGACGCCGAGGCCCAGCCCGAGCACGAGTCCGATGAGAATGGCGCGCGTGTTCATGTCCCCTCACCTCCTCCGGATGTCCCGGTCGCTCCCGCTTCTCTCCGCTTCCGGAACGCGAGCCACGCGCCGATCGTGAGGACGGGCAGGACGTAGTAGACGATGAACCCCCAGGTGATCGTCCCGTAGCCCTGGCGGATGAGGTCGATGAGGCCGAGGGGGGTGAGGGACAGCGCGACCCCAAGGAAGACCGCCGCGACCGCCGGCCTCGCCCAGCTCGGCATCCCGGCGCCCCGCTCGCGCCGCGTGACGGCGAGCCGCTCGTTCACCGCGTGGATCATCCCCGTCCCGGTCTCGATCAGGGTGCCGAAGAGGATGACCTGGTAGGCGATCTGAAACGTCCTCGATCCGAGTGCCTCGAGGATGAAGTTCGAGGGGACGGTCGCGCTGATGATCGCGGGGTAGTGCGGCACCATCGCGAGGTAGAAGAAGAACGCCGGCAACATCCCGATGACGCCGGCCAGCAGTCCGGCCCACACGGCCTGGTTCCGGGTCTGGATGTGGCGCACGGTGAACAGTGCCACGGCGGCCGCCGAGAGGTTGTAACCGCCGTACTGGACCCCCTTCACGAGCCAGTCGCCGCTGAGGCTGCTGGCCGCGAAGCTCGGGCCCAGCGTGGACCCGAAGCGCGCCAGCGACCATACGACGAGCGCCACGAACACGGCATAGAGCGCGAACGACCAGCCGGCGAAGAAGCGCTCGATCGCGGCGCTCCCGTAGAAGAGGAGGAGCGCGACGGCGCCGAGCGCCACGATCACGCCCAGCGCGTACGGGAGTCCGAAGGTCTCGTCCGCGATCGAGCCCGCCGCCGCCCCGATCACGGCCAGTACGAGCAGCGTCAGCAGCACGTACGTGACCTCGAACAGGACCCAGGACGGGCCGAGCAGGCGCTTGAAGAAGGTGCGGTACTCGTAGCTGCGGAGCTGCCGCGCGAGTTCGAACGTGACCGCGCACACCGCGCTCCAGATGGCGGTCGAGAGCGCCATCGCCCACAGGCCGGGCGTGGGGCCGATCGAGAGGAAGAACTCGACGTTCTCCCGTCCCGTGCCGTATCCGCCCGCGATGACGGCCGACTGGAAGACGAGCCCCGGCAGCAGATAGCGGCGGAACCAGGGAGCTTTCACGCTGGCGTCCCTTTCTCTCGGCCGGCCCCTGCCCCAAGGTTTCGCCCGTCAGCGAGGGGCGAGTGCACCGGGGCGCCGGGCGCCGGCGGCCACATGCGACCCGCCAAGCTAGAGGCCGGGGATGGAACGAGACAGACGCGAGACGTTCGGCTCCCGCTTCGGGCTCGTGGCCACGATGATCGGCGTCGCCGTCGGTCTCGGGAACGTGTGGCGCTTCCCGTACATGGTCGGCGAGTTCGGCGGGGCTCCCTTCGTGGCCTTCTACGTGCTCGCCGTAGTGCTGATCGGCGTTCCCGCGCTCATGGCGGAATGGACGCTGGGCCGGCACACCCGCCGCGGCCCGGTCGGCGCGTTCGAGTCGGCCGGTCTCCCCTTCGGCCGCGCCCTCGGCTGGATCTTCTTCGTCGGCGTCACCGCTGCCACCGGCTACTACTCGAACGCGCTCGGCTGGGTGCTGTACCACGCCCTGGCCGGATTGCTCTCCGGCGTCGGGGTCGAGATCGACGCCGCCGCGATCCTGCCCCCGGAGGAGGGGTTCTCGCTCCGCTCCTTCCTCCTGCAGTGCGTCTGCACCGGCGCGGTCCTCGTCACCTGCGCCGCCGTGCTGAGGCGCGGCCTCCGGGGCGGGATCGAGAAGGCGAGCCGCTTCATCGTCCCGGCGCTCCTCGGTGGCCTTCTCATCCTCATCGTCCGCTCGCTCACGCTGCCCGGGGCGGGAGAGGGTCTGCGCTGGTACCTCGGGGCCTTCGATCCCGGCGCGCTCACGCCGCCCGTCATGCTGGGGGCGCTGGGCCAGGCGATCTTCAGCCTCTCGCTGGGTGGCACCTTCATGGTCGTGTACGGCTCCTACCTGAACCGCGGCGACCCCCTGCGCGGCAACGCCGTCTTCACCGCGGGCGGCGACCTGTGCGCCGGACTCCTGGCGGGGCTCGCCATCTTCCCCGCCGTGTTCGCGTTCGGACTCGAACCGGCGAGCGGCCCCGGCCTCCTCTTCGTCACGCTGCCCGACGTGTTCGGCCGGATCCCGGCCGGGGCGGTGTTCGGGACGCTCTTCTTCCTGGCGCTGTTCGGGGGCGCCTACCTGTCGGATGTGGCGGCGCTGGAAGTGCTGGTGGCCGGGGTCACCGACAACACCGGGATCGGCCGCTCGCGCGCCGTCACGCTGACGACCGTGGCCGTGTTCGCGTTCGCGCTGCCCCCGATGATCAACATGAACGTGTTCACGCCCTGGGACCTGACCTTCGGATCGGGCTTCCAGACGCTCGGCGCGCTGCTCTCGGTCGTCGCCGTGGGGTGGGCTCTGGACCGGTCCGAAGTCCTGCGGCAACTGGCGGCGGGCGAGGATGGGGCCCGCGGGCGGCGCGTGCCCACGCTCTGGCTCTACTACTGGCTTCGCTTCGTCATCCCCGCCGCGATCCTCGCCGTCGGCGCCTGGTGGCTGCTGCGGGACGTGCTGGGCGTGACCATCGGGCGTTCCTCCCCGTAGCAGAGGTTCCGGTTCATGGCTCCCCTTCCGGGGACCGTCCCATGGCGCGCAGGAGGTCCCAGTAGGCGATCCACCCGGCGGATCGCATGGACAGGGCGCTGAGTCGGGCGCCCCGGAAAGCGTTCGCCGCGTCGAGCAACTCCAGGAGCGACATCTCGTCTTCGCCGTAGGCCGCCATCGCGGAGGCGAGCAGCGCCTCGGCATCCGCCGACAGGCCGTCGGCCGCGGCTTCGAGACGGGCGCGACTGGAGGCGTACCGGTCCGTGGCCGTCAGGAGATCGTTCTCCGCCAGCCGCCGCCGGAGGTCGAGGCGATGGGCGGCCGCGGCGCTCCGGGCGTCGGCGGCCTGCCGGGTTCCCCCTCCCCGGTCGAACAGCGGCAGCGGAAGATCGAGACCCAGGCTGAGGCCCTCGAATCCGCCCTCCTGCCGTCGATATCCCAGGCTGACGGTCGGGTCGGGCATCCAGCGGGACCTTGCCACGGCGAGTTCGGCCTGCGCCGCGTCCAGATCCCGGGCCGCGGCCTCCAGGTCCGGCCGCTCGAGCAGCGCGTCCAGCGCGGCTTCCCGAGTCACCGGGGGCGGCAGTCCCTCCAGCTCCGCGGACGGTCCGACCTCCTCGATTCCGGTCCCGGGAAAGGTCAGGGCGGCGAGGCGCCGGCGTGCGTCGCGGGCACGGAGTTCGGCCTCCGCCACATCCTGCTCGGCGCGCACCCGTTCCAGTCGCAACCGCCGCGTCTCGTACGCGGAGATGTCCCCCTCTTGCAGGCGGATCTCCGCGTCCTCGGCCACCTCCCGGATCACCTCCGCAGCCTGCAGCGCCGTGCGTTCCGCCGCTTCCGCGAACCACGCGAGCGCCCAGGCCTCGCGAACCTCGAAGGCGAACCGGGTCGAGTCGCCGCGGAAACGGGCGCTGCTCGCTTCGATCGTGTGGGCGGCCGCCCGGTAGCGGGCCGCGGTTCGGCCCGGCCACTCCA encodes:
- a CDS encoding serine hydrolase is translated as MTPDRTAARMRPVAGSALLPLVAAALLAGCGGAGDPASSSDLARAIDAVFADLDRPGSPGAAVSVIRDGEIIHSRGYGYAQIEHGVPVTPNTVFHVASVSKQFTAMAVTMLAADGALSLDDRVQAHLGFVPEFEHPVTVRQMIHHTSGIRDQWQLLGISGWRLDDVITTEQILGLMSRQRELNFVPGSEYLYSNMGYTLLAQTAAAVSGMSFPEFTAARIFRPLGMDRTHFHDDHEHIVPARAYSYRPIPTDEDSGEEGGGGGMGAEYTKAVLSYANAGATSLFTTADDLARWLDNFRQETVGGPEVMEMMTARGVLNGGDTIPYAHGLSIGDHRGLRTVGHGGADAGFRTQATWYPEAGVGVVVLTNVANGNPGGRARQVAEVVLAEVFPEAALEEEEDPPSPAADSVPPPTPDPATLAGYAGSYYSPELDALYHLETTEEGLVAQHIRHGDIALEPRARDEFATDRWFMREVRFERAPDGSVSAMRVGGGRVRNLLFIKLTRPLPR
- a CDS encoding nucleotidyl transferase AbiEii/AbiGii toxin family protein; translated protein: MKDHLRELIRDLDPHAGRNAMREYLQARILEGLQRAGAMSPLAFHGGTALRFLYRLPRYSEDLDFALEGPRESYDPRRWLTSIHAQFRREGYNVTASLRGCDAVHAGWFRFPGLPHEFGLSSHRDETLRIKLEVDTRPPAGAVTQTRIVRRHVSLRIHHHDRASLLAGKLHAVLHRPWLKGRDIYDLVWYLSDPAWPSPNLDLLNAARRQTDPAAPPLTDDTWRRSVATKVGGVEWRAVEADIRPFLESGEGVPSRADVLDLLTSAG
- a CDS encoding OmpH family outer membrane protein; this translates as MKRYARLVFSFATLLLALAPATLTGQAEGQAADAPLSIGVIDLDAAAFGSPAGQALAQQLTDFQQELAAELQLRQEAVRAVELRVAEADSLTVDERRVLEREYQDALTAFQRYQQDKQEEATALQNDGRERIRAELAPVIEAIQAELGYDLILNATSPIIILFSERVDITPLVIDRLAADPPGGM
- a CDS encoding D-aminoacylase, whose product is MSERTKYSRHRARTLRPLSLLILAIMGGAGAPERVAAQAATGAAEEPATVLFTNATLVDGTGAPGYVGDLLIDGGSIAALGAPGSVEAPSDAEQRDLTGLVLAPGFIDIHNHSTTRLFDFPLATTQLAQGITTIVVGADGSSPWPISDYLGRIDELRPTVDVATLVGHGTVRSLVMDEDFRRTATDAEIADMTVRVERGMTEGAFGLSSGLEYDPGFYSTTGELTALARAAAGHGGFYMTHMRDEEEGLLEAVDEAIRIGREAGLPVQMSHIKAGNASVWGRAPDVLERIRQANEEGLDVTADQYPYQAWQSGLAIVVRSRMFTNPDSVAKGIAAAGGGNRLQIVAFWSEPELNGLRLDEIARRREMTDVEAYMWIMENGGSGLIGHTMNEEDVDTFMASEWVMTASDGGVRSAHPRGAGTFPRVLGYYVRERGILTLERAVRRATSMPARRLGLTDRGVLRAGARADLVIFDPERVVDRSTFDNGTRQADGVESVWLGGVETWSAGEPTGARPGRAIRRAP
- the queF gene encoding preQ(1) synthase, whose translation is MTRLPATGPLPRPRDPEEGRETLRAEAIPAADVQRVRLRALEFTSLCPKTGQPDFGRVTIDYEPRDRCLESKALKFYLWSFRDEGEFCETLAARIADDVVFAVAPRRVRVEVEQNVRGGIEIVATAERGEAATD
- a CDS encoding dicarboxylate/amino acid:cation symporter, which codes for MNTRAILIGLVLGLGLGVAASATGSPALLRAAEAVAPLGQVFLRAIQMVVIPLVAAVVFVGVGRIGNLRKLGRIGGLSVGFFWVTTLPAILIGMGVMGFALTFTAPVPPPTPTTELNTATPGVIDFLVNLVPRNPVQAAADGSLLSILIFIVLLAAATTTLPREKRELLTGFAESAGDALIKLMNWVLWTAPVGVFGLAAPVVARTGLALLQNLAVFILAVVVGLFILKGLVLLPMVRFVGGMPAGRFIRGTVGTYTVGFSTTTSVGTLPMMLQEAEKLGLRQDRYRLILPLAASINRPGSALFQSASLVFLAAMYGVPLDAGLIAAAVLAIFLAAMTVAPVPSASIVSMVPALDVVGVPLAGLGILLGIDRVPDVFRSATNVIGHMAAATTVDAMTQNDEELDEGTEDG
- a CDS encoding sodium-dependent transporter gives rise to the protein MERDRRETFGSRFGLVATMIGVAVGLGNVWRFPYMVGEFGGAPFVAFYVLAVVLIGVPALMAEWTLGRHTRRGPVGAFESAGLPFGRALGWIFFVGVTAATGYYSNALGWVLYHALAGLLSGVGVEIDAAAILPPEEGFSLRSFLLQCVCTGAVLVTCAAVLRRGLRGGIEKASRFIVPALLGGLLILIVRSLTLPGAGEGLRWYLGAFDPGALTPPVMLGALGQAIFSLSLGGTFMVVYGSYLNRGDPLRGNAVFTAGGDLCAGLLAGLAIFPAVFAFGLEPASGPGLLFVTLPDVFGRIPAGAVFGTLFFLALFGGAYLSDVAALEVLVAGVTDNTGIGRSRAVTLTTVAVFAFALPPMINMNVFTPWDLTFGSGFQTLGALLSVVAVGWALDRSEVLRQLAAGEDGARGRRVPTLWLYYWLRFVIPAAILAVGAWWLLRDVLGVTIGRSSP
- a CDS encoding TolC family protein; translation: MNIRYRTLPALCALLLLPHAAIGQEAVGQGAVRRVSLAGALEAFAENSLALRIARSEAAEIAGAARQSRAWFNPSLSVRRDDLDRNGDEYWEENLLLFQPLEWPGRTAARYRAAAHTIEASSARFRGDSTRFAFEVREAWALAWFAEAAERTALQAAEVIREVAEDAEIRLQEGDISAYETRRLRLERVRAEQDVAEAELRARDARRRLAALTFPGTGIEEVGPSAELEGLPPPVTREAALDALLERPDLEAAARDLDAAQAELAVARSRWMPDPTVSLGYRRQEGGFEGLSLGLDLPLPLFDRGGGTRQAADARSAAAAHRLDLRRRLAENDLLTATDRYASSRARLEAAADGLSADAEALLASAMAAYGEDEMSLLELLDAANAFRGARLSALSMRSAGWIAYWDLLRAMGRSPEGEP